A genomic region of Ewingella sp. CoE-038-23 contains the following coding sequences:
- a CDS encoding Dyp-type peroxidase has translation MTQVQSGILLEHCRFGIFIEAKVQGELDSLRQGCRVFAAALSEMQQKFPQEKLGAVLAFGHDVWRDLSGGQGADELKPFEPLGKGLAPATQRDVLLHIQSLRHDVNFAVAQAALAAFGKSILVEEETHGFRGIEDRDLSGFVDGTENPKDAARAQVAIIPEGHQDAGGSYVMVQRWKHNLTQWNRFSVSQQEEVIGRTKLTDEELDSETRPDTSHVSRVDLKEEGKGLKILRQSLPYGTASGEHGLYFISYCSRLWNIEKQLLSMFGDLDGKRDAMLRFTRPVTGSYYFAPSLTRLLAL, from the coding sequence GTGACTCAGGTACAGAGTGGCATTCTGCTCGAACATTGCCGTTTCGGCATTTTCATTGAAGCGAAAGTTCAAGGCGAGCTGGATAGTCTGCGGCAGGGTTGCCGTGTGTTTGCTGCCGCATTAAGTGAAATGCAGCAGAAATTCCCCCAAGAAAAACTCGGCGCGGTGCTGGCTTTCGGCCATGACGTCTGGCGCGATCTTTCAGGCGGCCAGGGCGCTGATGAATTAAAACCTTTCGAGCCGCTAGGCAAAGGTCTGGCTCCTGCCACCCAGCGCGACGTGCTACTGCATATCCAATCTTTGCGCCATGACGTGAACTTCGCCGTGGCACAGGCGGCGCTGGCGGCCTTTGGCAAATCGATTCTGGTGGAAGAAGAGACTCACGGCTTCCGTGGTATCGAAGATCGCGATTTAAGCGGCTTTGTCGATGGCACCGAAAACCCGAAAGACGCAGCACGTGCGCAGGTCGCTATCATTCCAGAAGGGCATCAGGACGCGGGCGGCAGCTACGTGATGGTCCAGCGCTGGAAGCACAATTTAACCCAGTGGAATCGCTTCTCCGTCAGCCAGCAAGAAGAGGTCATCGGCCGCACTAAGCTGACCGACGAAGAGCTGGACTCAGAAACGCGCCCGGACACTTCGCACGTCAGCCGCGTGGATCTGAAAGAAGAGGGCAAAGGCCTGAAAATTCTGCGCCAGAGCCTGCCTTACGGCACCGCCAGCGGCGAACACGGCCTTTATTTCATCTCTTATTGCTCGCGCCTGTGGAACATTGAGAAGCAGCTATTGAGCATGTTTGGTGACTTAGACGGCAAGCGCGACGCCATGCTGCGCTTCACCCGCCCGGTGACCGGAAGCTACTATTTCGCGCCGTCCCTGACTCGCCTGCTGGCGCTCTAA
- a CDS encoding RpoE-regulated lipoprotein, whose protein sequence is MSHRAKQQPSVKHPLKALSPLLLALPLLLTGCSTVSNMSWSSMNPMNWFSSSLKVTDQGVGKVTASTPLTEDAIKDALDGDYRLRSGMSMNDGKMLAFYQAMDGKEVKITLSGEPKGRVQRIDVTDPKVESEWGVKVGTPFSDLYTKAFESCVKGTGDDAQSVVCKAPQSQRVSYVFSGIWHGPEELMPSDDALKDWKVSKIVWRAN, encoded by the coding sequence ATGTCGCACAGGGCAAAACAACAGCCAAGCGTGAAGCATCCGCTGAAGGCTCTCAGCCCACTTTTACTGGCATTACCCCTGTTATTAACAGGCTGTTCGACGGTTTCTAACATGTCCTGGTCGAGCATGAACCCGATGAACTGGTTTAGCAGCAGCCTGAAAGTCACCGATCAGGGCGTGGGCAAAGTCACCGCCAGCACTCCTCTGACCGAAGACGCGATTAAAGATGCCTTAGACGGCGACTATCGCCTGCGCAGCGGCATGTCGATGAATGACGGCAAAATGCTGGCGTTCTATCAGGCGATGGACGGCAAAGAGGTCAAAATTACCCTCAGCGGCGAGCCGAAGGGCCGCGTGCAGCGCATTGATGTCACTGACCCTAAAGTGGAAAGCGAGTGGGGCGTCAAAGTGGGAACGCCATTTAGCGACCTCTACACTAAAGCTTTCGAAAGTTGTGTGAAAGGCACCGGCGACGACGCGCAAAGCGTGGTGTGTAAAGCGCCGCAGAGCCAGCGCGTCAGCTACGTCTTTAGCGGCATATGGCACGGGCCGGAAGAGCTAATGCCGTCTGATGACGCGCTGAAAGACTGGAAAGTCAGCAAAATTGTTTGGCGAGCTAACTAA
- a CDS encoding DUF2919 domain-containing protein, with translation MNPDDYNNHGMLRLPLWFWTILILQARTWLLFVMAGASSQQGTDLLKLFYPDTQSFWHGMLLGLPPALVFMLSGRRHLWPRLWQSGYWLLLAGMFITFVLQGLGLWQGADTPSLVDLALALLDAAALAYWLLSRRLRACFDASQQVT, from the coding sequence ATGAACCCAGACGATTACAACAATCACGGCATGCTGCGTTTACCGCTGTGGTTTTGGACCATTTTGATTTTGCAGGCGCGCACGTGGTTGCTGTTTGTGATGGCAGGGGCGTCAAGCCAACAGGGCACGGATTTACTCAAGCTGTTCTATCCTGATACGCAAAGTTTTTGGCACGGAATGCTACTCGGCCTGCCTCCGGCGCTGGTCTTTATGTTAAGTGGGCGTCGCCATCTGTGGCCGCGATTGTGGCAAAGTGGCTACTGGCTGTTGCTGGCGGGAATGTTTATCACCTTTGTGCTGCAAGGGTTGGGGCTGTGGCAGGGGGCTGACACGCCGTCGCTGGTTGATTTGGCTCTCGCGCTGCTCGACGCCGCCGCGCTGGCCTATTGGCTATTGAGCCGCCGCCTGCGGGCCTGTTTTGACGCATCTCAGCAGGTAACATAA
- a CDS encoding YgiW/YdeI family stress tolerance OB fold protein, producing MKKITLATLIALCTLPALAQQTGGFQDPNAPQAQTQPSNKGGFTGNTTALSTVKDAQTMNDDQWVQLEGYIDQRVGSDKYIFRDNSGTINVDIDHDRWQGQNVSPKDKVRIEGEVDKDWNSVEIDVKSIKIIK from the coding sequence ATGAAGAAGATCACTCTGGCAACCCTCATTGCACTTTGCACCCTTCCGGCGTTGGCTCAGCAGACTGGCGGCTTCCAAGACCCGAACGCGCCACAGGCCCAAACCCAGCCGAGCAATAAAGGTGGTTTTACGGGAAACACCACCGCGCTCAGCACGGTGAAAGATGCGCAAACCATGAACGATGACCAATGGGTTCAGCTGGAAGGCTATATCGATCAGCGCGTTGGCAGCGACAAATATATTTTCCGCGATAACAGCGGCACCATTAATGTGGATATCGACCACGACCGCTGGCAGGGACAGAACGTGTCGCCAAAAGATAAAGTGCGGATCGAAGGTGAAGTCGATAAAGACTGGAACTCAGTTGAGATTGATGTGAAATCGATCAAAATCATCAAGTAA
- a CDS encoding GNAT family acetyltransferase yields the protein MDIRIYRQDDFDEVLTLWERCDLLRPWNDPEMDIERKQNHSPELFLVAEVGGEVVGSVMGGYDGHRGSAYYLGVHPDYRGRGIANALINRLEKKLIARGCPKINLMVRAENDAVVSMYEKLDYEIQDALTLGKRLIEDQEN from the coding sequence ATGGACATTCGCATATACCGGCAAGATGATTTCGACGAAGTGCTGACCTTATGGGAGCGCTGCGATCTGCTGCGCCCGTGGAATGATCCTGAAATGGACATTGAGCGTAAACAGAACCACAGTCCTGAACTGTTTCTGGTCGCCGAAGTTGGCGGTGAAGTCGTGGGTTCCGTGATGGGCGGCTATGATGGTCATCGCGGGTCAGCATATTACCTTGGCGTGCATCCTGATTATCGCGGGCGAGGCATTGCTAATGCACTAATTAATCGTCTGGAAAAGAAGTTAATTGCCCGAGGCTGCCCGAAAATTAATTTAATGGTGCGTGCCGAAAATGACGCGGTAGTGAGCATGTATGAAAAGCTGGATTATGAAATTCAGGATGCGCTGACTCTCGGCAAACGGCTGATTGAAGACCAAGAAAATTAA
- the amiA gene encoding N-acetylmuramoyl-L-alanine amidase AmiA codes for MLNPLNKFLHFQPLPASATRRQLLLSGLGLAFGVLGTRSAVAAQQQLHITKTAPAPKPANAKKLVMIDPGHGGIDSGAVGHEGSEEKHVVLEIANYVREILGSHINIEVKLTRDSDHFIPLYQRVEIAHQHQADLFVSIHADGYTSPSASGASVFALSNRGASSAMARYMSKKENDADLVAGAKVAKEDTNYLQQVLFDLVQTDTIKNSLTLGHHVLERIRPIHHLHSQQTEQAAFAVLKSPSIPSILVETSFITNHHEEQLLSTTAFRKEIAQAISQGIVNFFSYFDATERKPR; via the coding sequence ATGCTTAACCCTTTAAATAAGTTTCTCCATTTCCAACCTTTACCTGCTTCTGCAACCCGCCGCCAACTGTTGCTCTCCGGCCTCGGGCTGGCTTTTGGCGTACTGGGCACTCGCTCCGCCGTTGCGGCGCAACAACAACTGCATATCACCAAAACTGCACCAGCCCCGAAACCGGCGAATGCTAAAAAACTGGTGATGATTGATCCCGGCCACGGCGGCATCGACTCCGGCGCAGTAGGCCATGAAGGCTCGGAAGAGAAACACGTGGTGCTGGAAATCGCCAACTATGTGCGCGAGATCCTTGGCTCCCATATCAACATCGAGGTGAAGCTTACCCGCGATTCCGACCACTTTATTCCGCTTTATCAGCGCGTTGAAATCGCCCACCAGCATCAGGCCGACCTGTTTGTGTCGATTCACGCCGATGGCTACACCAGCCCTAGCGCCTCGGGAGCCTCGGTGTTTGCCTTGTCCAATCGCGGTGCCAGCAGCGCGATGGCGCGCTATATGTCGAAAAAAGAGAATGACGCCGACTTAGTAGCCGGTGCCAAAGTGGCGAAGGAAGACACCAACTATCTGCAACAAGTGTTATTCGACTTAGTGCAGACCGACACCATCAAAAACAGCCTGACCCTCGGCCACCACGTGCTGGAGAGAATTCGCCCTATTCACCATCTGCACAGCCAGCAGACCGAGCAGGCGGCCTTTGCGGTACTGAAGTCGCCATCAATTCCGTCGATTCTGGTGGAAACCTCGTTTATCACCAATCACCACGAAGAGCAGTTGCTCAGCACGACGGCCTTCCGCAAAGAGATTGCTCAGGCGATTTCTCAGGGCATCGTTAATTTCTTTAGCTATTTCGACGCCACTGAACGCAAGCCGCGCTAA
- the hemF gene encoding oxygen-dependent coproporphyrinogen oxidase — protein sequence MSQPIPDIAQVKAFLLSLQETICQQLAAADGKAQFAEDEWVREEGGGGRSRVLTQGAVFEQAGVNFSHVHGATLPASATAHRPELAGRSFQAMGVSLVIHPLSPYIPTSHANVRFFIAEKPGEAPVWWFGGGFDLTPFYGFEEDARHWHLTAQQLCQPFGGDVYPKYKKWCDDYFFIKHRKEARGIGGLFFDDLNTPDFNHCFAFMQAVGNGFNEAYLPIVEKRKSMAWGERERQFQLYRRGRYVEFNLVWDRGTLFGLQTGGRTESILMSMPPLVRWEYNFQPETDSPEAALYRDFLPVRDWLADKESN from the coding sequence ATGAGTCAACCGATCCCCGACATCGCCCAAGTAAAAGCCTTCCTGCTCTCCCTACAGGAAACTATCTGCCAACAGTTAGCCGCCGCCGATGGCAAGGCGCAGTTTGCAGAAGATGAGTGGGTGCGCGAAGAAGGCGGTGGCGGACGCAGCCGCGTATTAACCCAAGGCGCGGTTTTTGAACAAGCGGGCGTCAACTTCTCCCACGTGCATGGCGCCACCTTACCGGCCTCAGCCACGGCGCATCGACCCGAGTTAGCAGGGCGCAGCTTTCAGGCCATGGGCGTCTCTTTAGTGATCCACCCACTCAGCCCTTACATTCCTACCAGCCATGCCAACGTGCGTTTCTTTATCGCGGAAAAGCCGGGTGAAGCACCGGTTTGGTGGTTTGGCGGCGGCTTCGACCTGACGCCTTTCTACGGTTTTGAAGAAGATGCTCGTCATTGGCATTTAACCGCGCAGCAGCTTTGCCAGCCCTTCGGCGGCGACGTCTATCCGAAATATAAAAAGTGGTGTGACGACTACTTCTTTATCAAGCACCGCAAGGAGGCCCGAGGTATCGGCGGCCTGTTCTTCGATGACTTGAACACCCCTGATTTCAACCACTGCTTTGCCTTCATGCAGGCGGTGGGGAATGGCTTTAACGAGGCCTATCTGCCTATCGTTGAGAAGCGCAAATCCATGGCGTGGGGCGAGCGCGAGCGCCAGTTCCAGCTCTACCGCCGTGGCCGTTACGTCGAATTCAATCTGGTTTGGGATCGCGGCACGCTATTCGGCCTGCAAACCGGCGGCAGAACGGAATCTATCTTGATGTCTATGCCCCCTCTGGTGCGTTGGGAATATAACTTCCAGCCAGAAACCGACAGCCCGGAAGCCGCGCTGTACCGCGACTTCCTGCCGGTTCGCGACTGGCTGGCCGACAAGGAGTCCAATTAA
- a CDS encoding YaiI/YqxD family protein — translation MQIWVDADACPNVIKEVLFRAAERTGMMVTLVANQIIRTPPSKFIRTLRVEAGFDVADNEIVKRTEPGDLVITADIPLAAEVIEKGGVALNPRGERYTTETIKERLNMRDFMDTMRASGVQTGGPPALNQRDRQQFANELDKWLQQAKK, via the coding sequence ATGCAAATTTGGGTCGATGCCGACGCCTGCCCGAACGTCATCAAAGAGGTGCTGTTTCGCGCCGCCGAACGTACCGGCATGATGGTGACGCTGGTCGCCAACCAGATTATCCGCACCCCGCCGTCGAAGTTTATCCGCACCCTGCGCGTTGAGGCGGGCTTCGACGTGGCGGATAACGAAATCGTCAAACGCACCGAGCCGGGGGATTTGGTCATCACGGCTGATATCCCGCTGGCTGCCGAAGTAATCGAAAAAGGCGGCGTGGCGCTTAACCCGCGCGGCGAGCGCTACACCACTGAAACCATCAAAGAGCGTTTGAACATGCGCGATTTCATGGACACCATGCGCGCCAGCGGCGTGCAGACCGGCGGGCCACCGGCACTCAACCAGCGTGACCGCCAACAGTTCGCCAATGAGCTGGATAAGTGGCTGCAACAAGCCAAAAAATAA
- a CDS encoding nucleoside hydrolase, with product MAKKIILDCDPGHDDAIAMLLAHGNPEIELLAVTTVVGNQTLEKVTRNALAVARVANITGVPFAAGATRPLVRQVEVAEEIHGDSGLDGPVLPEPAIKIEPIHAIDLIIDLVMSHPPKTITLVPTGGLTNIALAVRKEPRIAERVKEVVLMGGGYHEGNWSAVAEFNIKIDPEAAHIVFNEKWPLTMVGLDLTHQALATPEVYNRIAAVGTRPAKFVTELLDFFSQSYKDRQGFDAPPVHDPCAVAYVIDPKVMTVRKAPVDIELTGTLTLGMTVADFRSPPPPDCHTQVAVKLDNQRFWDLIVDALERIGEVEF from the coding sequence ATGGCTAAAAAAATCATTCTTGATTGCGACCCGGGGCATGACGATGCAATCGCCATGCTTTTAGCACACGGCAACCCTGAGATTGAACTGCTCGCCGTCACCACCGTTGTCGGCAACCAGACGCTGGAGAAAGTCACTCGTAACGCGTTGGCGGTAGCTCGGGTGGCGAACATCACCGGCGTACCCTTCGCCGCAGGGGCCACTCGCCCACTGGTGCGTCAGGTTGAGGTGGCAGAGGAAATCCACGGTGACTCTGGACTTGATGGCCCTGTGCTGCCAGAACCCGCCATTAAGATTGAGCCGATCCACGCCATTGATCTGATCATCGACCTTGTCATGTCCCATCCGCCAAAAACCATTACTTTGGTACCAACAGGCGGATTAACCAATATCGCCTTAGCCGTGCGCAAAGAGCCGCGCATTGCTGAGCGCGTTAAAGAAGTGGTGCTGATGGGCGGCGGTTACCACGAGGGTAACTGGAGCGCGGTGGCGGAGTTTAATATCAAAATCGACCCCGAAGCCGCGCATATCGTTTTTAACGAAAAGTGGCCACTGACCATGGTCGGGCTTGACCTCACCCATCAGGCACTGGCAACCCCGGAGGTTTACAACCGCATTGCTGCCGTAGGCACTCGCCCGGCCAAATTCGTGACCGAACTGCTCGATTTCTTCAGCCAGAGTTACAAAGACCGTCAGGGTTTCGACGCGCCGCCGGTTCATGATCCATGCGCCGTGGCTTATGTCATCGACCCGAAAGTGATGACGGTGCGCAAAGCGCCGGTTGATATCGAGCTTACCGGCACCCTCACGCTGGGCATGACCGTGGCTGACTTCCGCTCTCCTCCTCCACCTGACTGCCATACACAGGTGGCGGTTAAATTGGACAACCAGCGTTTCTGGGACTTGATTGTCGATGCCCTTGAGCGCATTGGTGAAGTTGAGTTTTAA
- the maeB gene encoding NADP-dependent oxaloacetate-decarboxylating malate dehydrogenase — protein sequence MDEQLKQSALDFHEFPVPGKIQVSPTKPLATQRDLALAYSPGVAAPCLEIQKDPLAAYKYTARGNLVAVISNGTAVLGLGNIGALAGKPVMEGKGVLFKKFAGIDVFDIEVDELDPDKLIDVIAALEPTFGGINLEDIKAPECFYIEQKLRERMKIPVFHDDQHGTAIICTAAVLNGLRVVGKNISDVRLVVSGAGASAIACLNLLVALGLKRHNITACDSRGVIYKGREENMAETKAAYAIDDNGQRTLADAIPNADIFLGCSGPGVLTQDMVKTMSKDPLILALANPEPEILPPLAKAVRPDAIICTGRSDFPNQVNNVLCFPFIFRGALDVGATTINEEMKLACVHAIADLAMAEQSDVVASAYGEEELSFGPDYIIPKPFDPRLIVKIAPAVAKAAMESGVATRPIEDFDAYVEKLSEFVYKTNLFMKPIFSQAKTDAKRVVMAEGEEERVLHATQELVTLGLAKPILVGRPSVIDMRLKKLGLQIEAGKDFDVVNNESDPRFNEYWSEYYQLMKRRGVSQEQARREVIGNPTLIAAIMLLRGEADAMICGTIGTYHEHYDVVEKVFGFREGASVAGAMNALLLPSGNTFIADTYVNDDPTPEQLAEITLMAAETVRRFGIEPKVALLSHSSFGTSDGASAVKMRKTLALINQRAPELEIDGEMHGDAALVESIRQDIMPDSPLKGAANILIMPNMEAARISYNLLRVSSSEGVTVGPVLMGVSKPVHILTPIASVRRIVNMVALAVVEAQTEPL from the coding sequence ATGGATGAACAGCTGAAACAAAGTGCGCTCGATTTTCATGAGTTTCCTGTACCGGGAAAGATTCAGGTTTCTCCGACCAAACCCCTCGCCACTCAGCGTGATTTAGCGCTGGCTTACTCTCCGGGCGTGGCGGCTCCTTGCCTTGAAATTCAAAAAGACCCGCTGGCAGCCTACAAATATACTGCGAGAGGCAATTTGGTTGCCGTGATTTCAAACGGCACGGCGGTGCTTGGGTTGGGTAACATCGGGGCACTGGCGGGCAAACCGGTGATGGAAGGTAAAGGCGTATTGTTTAAGAAATTCGCCGGCATTGATGTGTTTGATATCGAAGTCGACGAGTTAGATCCGGACAAACTGATAGACGTGATCGCCGCCCTGGAGCCGACCTTTGGCGGCATCAATCTGGAAGATATCAAAGCGCCGGAATGCTTTTACATTGAGCAAAAGCTGCGTGAACGCATGAAAATTCCTGTGTTCCATGATGACCAGCACGGCACCGCCATTATCTGTACCGCCGCCGTGCTCAACGGTCTGCGAGTAGTGGGTAAAAACATTTCTGATGTCCGTCTGGTGGTATCAGGGGCCGGTGCCTCAGCTATTGCCTGCCTGAACCTGTTGGTCGCACTGGGCCTGAAGCGCCATAACATCACCGCCTGTGATTCGCGCGGGGTTATCTACAAAGGCCGCGAAGAGAACATGGCGGAAACCAAAGCCGCCTATGCGATAGATGACAACGGGCAGCGCACGCTGGCCGATGCTATCCCTAATGCAGACATTTTCCTCGGTTGTTCTGGCCCCGGCGTGTTGACGCAGGATATGGTCAAAACCATGAGTAAAGATCCGCTGATTTTAGCTTTGGCGAACCCCGAGCCGGAGATCCTGCCGCCGCTGGCCAAGGCCGTGCGCCCTGATGCCATTATCTGTACCGGTCGCTCTGATTTCCCTAATCAGGTCAATAACGTGCTGTGCTTCCCGTTTATCTTCCGTGGCGCGCTGGACGTCGGCGCAACCACCATAAATGAAGAGATGAAACTGGCCTGTGTCCATGCCATTGCCGATCTGGCGATGGCCGAGCAGAGCGACGTTGTGGCCTCGGCCTACGGCGAAGAAGAGCTCTCTTTTGGCCCGGATTACATCATTCCTAAGCCCTTCGATCCGCGCCTGATTGTCAAAATCGCTCCCGCTGTGGCGAAAGCGGCGATGGAGTCCGGCGTGGCGACCCGGCCGATTGAGGATTTCGACGCCTATGTCGAGAAACTCTCTGAGTTCGTCTACAAAACCAACCTGTTTATGAAGCCGATTTTCTCCCAAGCCAAAACCGACGCTAAACGCGTGGTGATGGCAGAGGGGGAGGAGGAGCGCGTGCTGCATGCGACTCAAGAACTGGTAACGCTGGGGCTGGCGAAACCCATTCTGGTTGGCCGGCCAAGCGTCATCGACATGCGGCTTAAAAAGCTCGGATTGCAAATTGAGGCAGGCAAGGATTTCGATGTCGTAAACAATGAGTCCGACCCGCGTTTCAACGAATACTGGAGCGAGTACTACCAGTTGATGAAGCGTCGCGGTGTGTCTCAGGAGCAGGCGCGTCGCGAAGTGATCGGCAATCCAACCCTGATCGCCGCTATCATGCTGCTGCGCGGCGAAGCCGACGCGATGATTTGCGGCACCATTGGCACCTATCACGAGCATTATGACGTGGTGGAGAAGGTATTTGGTTTCCGCGAAGGGGCGAGCGTAGCCGGGGCGATGAACGCGCTGCTGCTGCCGAGCGGCAACACCTTTATTGCCGACACCTATGTCAATGACGATCCAACCCCTGAGCAGCTTGCCGAAATCACCCTGATGGCGGCGGAAACCGTGCGGCGTTTTGGTATCGAACCTAAAGTTGCACTGCTTTCTCACTCAAGTTTCGGCACCTCGGATGGCGCGTCGGCGGTGAAGATGCGCAAAACGCTGGCGTTAATTAACCAGCGGGCGCCTGAGCTGGAAATTGATGGCGAAATGCATGGCGATGCTGCCTTGGTGGAGAGCATTCGTCAGGACATCATGCCGGACAGCCCGTTAAAAGGCGCGGCGAATATCCTCATTATGCCCAACATGGAAGCAGCGCGTATCAGCTATAACTTGCTGCGCGTCTCTAGCTCGGAAGGTGTAACCGTGGGGCCGGTGCTAATGGGTGTTTCTAAACCAGTGCATATTCTCACCCCAATTGCCTCGGTGCGGCGCATCGTCAATATGGTGGCTTTAGCCGTAGTGGAGGCACAAACCGAGCCGCTGTGA
- the tal gene encoding transaldolase produces MNQLDALKKLTTVVADSGDIESIRHFEPQDATTNPSLILKAADLPQYQGLIKDALDYARKKGGSKETQIVNASDRLAVNIGLEILKSVPGRISTEVDARLSFDREQCLAKARKLIAMYEEKGVDKSRILIKLASTWEGIKAAEELEREGINCNLTLLFSFAQARACAEAGVYLISPFVGRIYDWYKAKEPNATYDVEKDPGVKSVRDIYEYYKSHKYQTVIMGASFRKVEQILALAGCDRLTISPNLLEELKASTAPVERKLEPSTKGSPQPEPLTESEFRWLHNQDPMAVEKLSEGIRTFAVDQQKLEDMLAAEL; encoded by the coding sequence ATGAACCAGTTAGACGCACTGAAAAAATTGACCACGGTGGTCGCCGACAGTGGCGACATTGAATCTATCCGTCATTTCGAACCGCAGGATGCCACCACCAACCCATCCTTAATCCTCAAAGCCGCCGATTTACCGCAGTATCAAGGGCTTATCAAAGACGCGCTGGATTACGCTCGCAAAAAAGGTGGCAGCAAAGAGACTCAAATCGTCAATGCCAGCGACAGGCTCGCCGTTAACATCGGGTTAGAAATCCTGAAAAGCGTACCGGGTCGCATTTCGACAGAGGTCGATGCTCGCCTCTCTTTCGACCGTGAACAGTGTCTGGCCAAAGCGCGTAAGCTGATTGCGATGTATGAAGAGAAAGGCGTTGATAAATCACGCATTCTCATAAAGCTGGCGTCAACTTGGGAAGGCATCAAAGCCGCCGAAGAGTTAGAACGCGAAGGTATCAACTGTAACCTGACTCTGTTGTTCTCCTTCGCTCAGGCCCGCGCTTGTGCCGAAGCTGGCGTATACCTGATCTCCCCATTCGTCGGCCGTATCTATGATTGGTATAAAGCCAAAGAGCCAAATGCGACCTATGATGTCGAAAAAGATCCGGGTGTGAAATCCGTCCGTGATATCTACGAATACTACAAATCCCATAAATATCAGACCGTGATCATGGGGGCCAGCTTCCGCAAAGTGGAACAAATTCTGGCCCTGGCCGGTTGTGACCGCCTGACTATCTCCCCGAATTTGTTAGAAGAGCTGAAAGCCAGCACCGCGCCGGTAGAACGCAAACTTGAACCTTCAACGAAAGGTTCCCCTCAGCCTGAGCCACTGACTGAGAGCGAGTTCCGCTGGTTGCACAATCAGGATCCAATGGCGGTTGAAAAACTGTCCGAAGGTATCCGTACTTTCGCCGTTGACCAGCAGAAGCTGGAAGACATGCTGGCCGCTGAACTTTAA